The genomic stretch ATAACAAATTTAGACATTGGGTATGTTGCAACATCAAAAAAGTCTGGCGCAGATAAATGCCCAACTAATTTTGCACCACCTTCTGCATCTAAATCTTCGTTTTTCATAGAAGACATATCAACAACAAAAGTACCACCAACTAACTTACCTTCTTCTACGTTTAAAGAGCCTTCTTTTAACATAATTGTACCGTTGTGTGCACCTGTTGGCTTTGTACCTTTCCAAGTAATTACAGAACTAGCAACATCTACATTATTTAAATCTTGCGTAGCTTCTACTTTTACTTCTTCTTTAGCTTCTACTTTTTCTTTCTTTTCACTTTTACATGCAGTTAAAACTGATGCTACTAATACTAATGATAAAACTACTTTTTTCATATTACTTTAATTTAATTAGTTTAAAATATTTTCCATGGCAAATATACAACGCTTTTATTTTCCTTGGAAAATATTTTTTACTTTTTTATAATAAAATTAACAACATGTGCTGCTGCTTGCAAACCAAACGCTGCAGGCATAAAGCTTATTGTACCATAGTAAGATTTCTTAAAGTTGGTTCCGTCTGTAATTTTTACACTCTCCGGAATTTGAACTTCATCAGAAAAAACAGCTTTAACACCCTTATCTACCTTTCTTTCTTTTAGTCGTTTTCTTAAAACTCTTGCCATTGTACAATTTTTAGTTTTAGAAATATCTTTTACCTTAATTTTAGTTGCATCTAATTTACCACCGGCGCCCATAGAAGAAATAATTTTAACTTTTTTTCTTCTAGCTGCTACAATTAAATTAACTTTTGGTGTAATACTATCTATACAATCTAATACATAATCAAAATCTTTAGATACAATTTCATAAGCTCTTTCTGGAGATAAAAATTCTTGCAAAACTGTTAATTCTATAGTAGGATTGATATCTTTTAATCTTTCTGCTAAAACCGTTACTTTTGGCTTACCAATTGTAGAGTTTAAAGCTGGTAATTGTCTGTTTTTATTTGTTTCATCAAAAACATCACCATCTACAATTGTCATTTTATTTACACCTGCTCTAGCTATAAATTCTGCTGCATAAGAACCAACACCACCTAAACCAACTACTAAAATATTGGCATTTTTTAATTTTTCTAAACCTTCTTTTTGCACCAATAACTCCGTGCGCTCTAACCAACTCATTAAATAAATATATTTTTAAAATTTTGCTCTACTTGCTTTTGAAGTTCTGTTACTTCAATATTTTTAATTTCTGATGCTTTTTTGTAAACATCAAAAAT from Polaribacter marinaquae encodes the following:
- a CDS encoding YceI family protein — its product is MKKVVLSLVLVASVLTACKSEKKEKVEAKEEVKVEATQDLNNVDVASSVITWKGTKPTGAHNGTIMLKEGSLNVEEGKLVGGTFVVDMSSMKNEDLDAEGGAKLVGHLSAPDFFDVATYPMSKFVITNVEEAEGKLAVTGNLTVKDVTKSITIPATLTTEGNVTTFKSEKFNVDRADFNVKYGSKKFFDNLKDKFIDDMIEFSFTVNTKA
- a CDS encoding tRNA threonylcarbamoyladenosine dehydratase; its protein translation is MSWLERTELLVQKEGLEKLKNANILVVGLGGVGSYAAEFIARAGVNKMTIVDGDVFDETNKNRQLPALNSTIGKPKVTVLAERLKDINPTIELTVLQEFLSPERAYEIVSKDFDYVLDCIDSITPKVNLIVAARRKKVKIISSMGAGGKLDATKIKVKDISKTKNCTMARVLRKRLKERKVDKGVKAVFSDEVQIPESVKITDGTNFKKSYYGTISFMPAAFGLQAAAHVVNFIIKK